From a single Parambassis ranga chromosome 2, fParRan2.1, whole genome shotgun sequence genomic region:
- the gemin8 gene encoding gem-associated protein 8 isoform X1: MSRADSINKEDISTVMSWFSSPIYSRYWQHYQQAMAWHQRHRRAYQKAWEAAYGRGYCQEQQQQRYEDWHSAEEGQDGGEESSEESSSDSEIECDVSNMEISEELRQYFAQTEKHREELKKQQQMEAEQEDSYVPADQDLRGVSSWRSSTAPPSERPGERRTAEMKKLYGKDAPKILAMEAAMQLTFDRNCDLKQPKYWPVIPLKL, encoded by the exons ATGAGCAGAGCCGACAGTATAAACAAG GAGGATATAAGCACTGTGATGTCTTGGTTTTCCAGCCCTATCTATAGCCGATACTGGCAGCACTACCAGCAGGCTATGGCCTGGCACCAGAGACACAGGCGTGCCTACCAAAAGGCCTGGGAGGCCGCCTACGGCCGTGGCTACtgccaggagcagcagcagcagcgctatGAGGACTGGCACTCTGCAGAGGAGGGACAGGATGGCGGCGAGGAGAGCAGTGAGGAGAGCAGCTCAGATAGTGAGATTGAGTGTGATGTCAGCAACATGGAGATCAGCGAGGAGCTTCGGCAGTACTTTGcacaaacagagaaacacagagaggagctga aaaagcagcagcagatggaggcTGAGCAAGAGGACAGCTATGTGCCAGCTGACCAGGACCTGCGCGGCGTCTCCTCCTGGCGAAGCAGCACCGCTCCCCCCTCTGAGCGCCCTGGAGAGAGGCGCACGGCTGAGATGAAGAAGCTGTACGGCAAGGACGCACCCAAGATCCTGGCTATGGAGGCTGCAATGCAGCTCACATTTGACAGAAACTGTGACCTCAAACAGCCCAAATACTGGCCTGTTATCCCGCTGAAGCTCTGA
- the gemin8 gene encoding gem-associated protein 8 isoform X2 produces the protein MEDISTVMSWFSSPIYSRYWQHYQQAMAWHQRHRRAYQKAWEAAYGRGYCQEQQQQRYEDWHSAEEGQDGGEESSEESSSDSEIECDVSNMEISEELRQYFAQTEKHREELKKQQQMEAEQEDSYVPADQDLRGVSSWRSSTAPPSERPGERRTAEMKKLYGKDAPKILAMEAAMQLTFDRNCDLKQPKYWPVIPLKL, from the exons ATG GAGGATATAAGCACTGTGATGTCTTGGTTTTCCAGCCCTATCTATAGCCGATACTGGCAGCACTACCAGCAGGCTATGGCCTGGCACCAGAGACACAGGCGTGCCTACCAAAAGGCCTGGGAGGCCGCCTACGGCCGTGGCTACtgccaggagcagcagcagcagcgctatGAGGACTGGCACTCTGCAGAGGAGGGACAGGATGGCGGCGAGGAGAGCAGTGAGGAGAGCAGCTCAGATAGTGAGATTGAGTGTGATGTCAGCAACATGGAGATCAGCGAGGAGCTTCGGCAGTACTTTGcacaaacagagaaacacagagaggagctga aaaagcagcagcagatggaggcTGAGCAAGAGGACAGCTATGTGCCAGCTGACCAGGACCTGCGCGGCGTCTCCTCCTGGCGAAGCAGCACCGCTCCCCCCTCTGAGCGCCCTGGAGAGAGGCGCACGGCTGAGATGAAGAAGCTGTACGGCAAGGACGCACCCAAGATCCTGGCTATGGAGGCTGCAATGCAGCTCACATTTGACAGAAACTGTGACCTCAAACAGCCCAAATACTGGCCTGTTATCCCGCTGAAGCTCTGA
- the LOC114432371 gene encoding uncharacterized protein LOC114432371, translated as MDEDGHKKQMHTVSVELSAPMDHFTLCFVVLLPFCWCSDTEETVVKTVGLNPGGTPLCSSAQLPNITLIVCKIRTKEGTCSLLYQHGHDFEHQCDSRFTLKSNNQTVFLHLNNLTAEDGGVYTCECSHNQGTDTLHLRVAVGEEKSAPIIRFISITWLCAVAAVVSVAGTILAIVMRKRDHTESGPPGVPDKDDENDTYTSLQQPVCDFYQSVTSMSHQHDDIKTKSASKKPASARLTQEMQRDEDELYANI; from the exons ATGGACGAAGATGGACACAAGAAGCAGATGCACA cagtgtcagtTGAACTTTCTGCCCCGATGGATCACTTCACGCTTTGTTTCGTTGTGCTTCTGCCCTTCTGTTGGTGTTCTGACACTGAAG AGACTGTGGTGAAAACCGTTGGATTGAACCCAGGCGGTACTCCATTATGCTCCTCTGCTCAACTGCCTAACATCACACTGATAGTTTGTAAGATCAGAACGAAGGAAGGCACATGCAGCCTGCTGTATCAACATGGACATGACTTTGAGCACCAGTGTGACTCCAGGTTCACCCTTAAGTCAAACAATCAGACTGTGTTCCTCCACCTGAACAATCTGACAGCAGAGGACGGTGGGGTCTACACCTGTGAGTGCTCACATAACCAAGGAACTGATACTCTCCATCTTAGAGTCGCTGTGGGAG AGGAAAAGTCTGCTCCCATCATCCGGTTCATTTCCATCACATGGTtgtgtgctgttgctgcagtgGTCAGTGTAGCTGGAACTATCCTCGCCATTGTCATGAGAAAAAG AGACCACACAGAGTCAGGCCCACCTGGAGTACCT gacAAAGACGATGAGAATGACACATACACAAGTCTGCAACAACCTGTATGTGACTTTTATCAGAGTGTGACTTCAATGAGCCATCAACATGATGACATAAAGACAAAGTCAGCCAGCAAGAAACCAGCCAGTGCCCGTCTGACACAGGAAATGCAGCGAGATGAGGATGAACTCTATGCGAACATTTAG
- the LOC114432377 gene encoding uncharacterized protein LOC114432377, with protein sequence MTNMAGWKLCLVLLLMPNLCTHSEASREVLFKSISKDPDITPLCDNKTNIPFVVCKIRTERSSREECRLQFKLNHGFNSSTGCDSRFTLMNNQTVFLHLINLTPEDSGNYTCVCSYQGGIHTLYLSITVEGGEEDAIDSAATSSFNAVSAVMTFIGTAAVVLHCIYRKMIQRKQPETKSSYSTTAVLYMGAESTDSMLMQRESRLYSAVQYSACTALSS encoded by the exons ATGACCAATATGGCTGGATGGAAACTGTGTCTCGTTCTACTTCTGATGCCAAACCTTTGTACCCACAGTGAAG cgAGTCGGGAGGTGCTCTTTAAAAGCATCAGTAAAGATCCAGAcatcactcctctgtgtgacaataaaacaaatattccATTTGTAGTGTGTAAGATtagaacagagaggagcagcagagaggagtgtCGTCTGCAGTTTAAACTTAACCATGGCTTCAACTCTTCAACTGGATGTGACTCCAGGTTCACACTGATGAACAATCAGACTGTGTTCCTCCACCTGATCAATCTAACACCAGAGGACAGTGGGaactacacctgtgtgtgttcatatcaAGGAGGAATACACACTCTTTATCTCAGCATCACAGTAGAAG GTGGTGAAGAAGACGCCATTGATTCTGCAGCGACATCTTCCTTCAATGCTGTATCTGCAGTGATGACATTCATTGGTACTGCTGCAGTCGTCCTTCACTGCATCTACAGGAAAATGATCCAGAG AAAACAGCCGGAAACCAAGAGCAGCTATTCAACCACAGCAGTGCTGTACatg gGAGCAGAAAGCACTGACAGCATGTTaatgcagagagagagcaggctTTATTCAGCTGTACAATACT CTGCCTGCACAGCCCTATCATCCTAG
- the LOC114432361 gene encoding OX-2 membrane glycoprotein-like — protein sequence MKKMLQSLFIICLLLKVSLSQLSGHGPETVMYGKDAEFRCVLENPAGVQQVTWQRLFQDNFLENLATYSKRFGQQVNEPYRGKVLFTEESLNSTSITLKNVTWEDESCYICAFNVYPDGSKRKQMCLTVKGISNVTSGHVISSGHEKHHREVVFSCSATGRPAPTIDWDYSTGATLIDEAPTAADKHRDHTVTSSRNITLRVPSDWTGHVDCLLNSGTDRRRQERIHLPLHEGKGQSTAWVASVIIISIIFVSCIFGVAVWKRLKENTRFSKTASDPV from the exons ATGAAGAAAATGCTGCAGAGCCTGTTCATCATTTGTTTACTCCTCAAAG tctCACTGTCACAACTCAGTGGACATGGACCTGAGACAGTTATGTATGGTAAGGATGCGGAGTTCAGGTGCGTGCTGGAAAACCCTGCAG GTGTGCAGCAGGTCACCTGGCAGAGGCTTTTCCAGGACAACTTCTTAGAGAACTTGGCGACCTACAGCAAGCGCTTTGGACAGCAGGTGAACGAGCCTTATCGAGGGAAAGTCCTCTTCACGGAGGAGTCTCTGAACTCCACGTCCATCACCCTGAAAAACGTGACCTGGGAGGATGAAAGCTGTTATATTTGTGCGTTCAATGTGTATCCGGACGGATCCAAAAGAAAGCAGATGTGCCTCACAGTCAAAG GAATATCAAATGTGACCTCGGGTCATGTGATCAGCAGTGGACACGAGAAGCACCATAGAGAGGTGGTGTTCAGCTGCTCCGCCACAGGACGACCGGCTCCCACCATTGACTGGGACTATTCAACCGGGGCCACGTTAATAGATGAAGCACCGActgcagcagacaaacacagagaccacaCAGTCACCAGCAGCCGCAACATCACCCTCCGAGTCCCCTCAGACTGGACGGGACATGTGGACTGTCTGCTGAACAGtgggacagacagacggaggcAGGAGAGGATCCATTTGCCATTGCATGAAG GGAAAGGACAGTCTACTGCCTGGGTTGCATCAGTGATCATCATTTCTATAATCTTTGTTTCCTGCATTTTTGGAGTGGCTGTTTGGAAAAG GTTAAAGGAAAACACAAGATTCTCAAAAACTGCATCAGACCCTGTGTAA
- the LOC114432352 gene encoding OX-2 membrane glycoprotein-like isoform X2, producing the protein MAVCAVLHVSVLLMGISSGQTSVIQTEQTVLAALGGEAHLQCRLTQSKVVHHVTWQRIGPEGEVDMASYDEHFGKAVNKEFREKVEFIEAALQSCSIVIREVMEQDEGCYHCLFNSPEGSFTGRTCLQLYELHPPVLHVRASDSTAESAVSCSATGRPAPTVTLTVTQPDLHFSHYSTLGVNNTNGTVTVTTTAVLSGLHRNGAQVGCAARVLSAPQIEVLESVPEASAGGLDEGSEDRGLSGRIRMLIIISPLCVMVICAVLLAARLIKKEESRIEQPAATENNELRKRTPPKTKEQ; encoded by the exons atggctgtgtgtgctgtgctgcatgtctCTGTTCTCTTAATGGGAATTTCATCAG GTCAGACCTCTGTGATACAGACAGAGCAGACTGTGCTGGCAGCTTTAGGAGGAGAGGCTCATTTACAGTGTCGCCTCACACAGTCTAAGGTCGTCCATCACGTCACCTGGCAGAGGATCGGCCCCGAAGGAGAGGTGGATATGGCCTCCTATGATGAACACTTTGGTAAAGCTGTGAATAAAGAATTCAGAGAGAAGGTGGAGTTCATAGAAGCTGCACTGCAGAGCTGCTCCATAGTTATCAGGGAGGTGATGGAGCAGGATGAAGGCTGCTATCACTGTTTGTTTAATTCACCTGAAGGCTCTTTCACTGGGAGAACATGTCTCCAGCTGTACG agctgcatccACCTGTTCTCCACGTCAGAGCATCAGACTCTACTGCAGAGTCAGCCGTGAGCTGTTCAGCCACAGGTCGACCTGCTCCCACTGTCACACTGACCGTCACTCAGCCAGACCTCCACTTCTCACACTACAGCACCCTCGGTGTCAACAACACCAACGGCACAGTGACCGTCACCACCACAGCTGTGCTGTCAGGTCTCCATAGAAACGGGGCACAGGTTGGATGTGCAGCTCGAgtgctctctgctcctcagataGAAGTGTTGGAGAGCGTTCCTGAGGCGTCTGCTGGAG gtttggATGAAGGATCTGAGGACAGAGGGCTGTCAG GCAGGATCAGGATGCTGATCATCatttctcccctgtgtgtgatgGTGATCTGTGCTGTTCTTCTTGCTGCTCGTCttataaagaaagaagagagcag GATTGAACAACCTGCCGCCACAGAGAACAATGAACTCAGAAAACGAACACCTCCAAAGACGAAAGAACAGTAG
- the LOC114432352 gene encoding OX-2 membrane glycoprotein-like isoform X3, which produces MAVCAVLHVSVLLMGISSGQTSVIQTEQTVLAALGGEAHLQCRLTQSKVVHHVTWQRIGPEGEVDMASYDEHFGKAVNKEFREKVEFIEAALQSCSIVIREVMEQDEGCYHCLFNSPEGSFTGRTCLQLYELHPPVLHVRASDSTAESAVSCSATGRPAPTVTLTVTQPDLHFSHYSTLGVNNTNGTVTVTTTAVLSGLHRNGAQVGCAARVLSAPQIEVLESVPEASAGGRIRMLIIISPLCVMVICAVLLAARLIKKEESRIEQPAATENNELRKRTPPKTKEQ; this is translated from the exons atggctgtgtgtgctgtgctgcatgtctCTGTTCTCTTAATGGGAATTTCATCAG GTCAGACCTCTGTGATACAGACAGAGCAGACTGTGCTGGCAGCTTTAGGAGGAGAGGCTCATTTACAGTGTCGCCTCACACAGTCTAAGGTCGTCCATCACGTCACCTGGCAGAGGATCGGCCCCGAAGGAGAGGTGGATATGGCCTCCTATGATGAACACTTTGGTAAAGCTGTGAATAAAGAATTCAGAGAGAAGGTGGAGTTCATAGAAGCTGCACTGCAGAGCTGCTCCATAGTTATCAGGGAGGTGATGGAGCAGGATGAAGGCTGCTATCACTGTTTGTTTAATTCACCTGAAGGCTCTTTCACTGGGAGAACATGTCTCCAGCTGTACG agctgcatccACCTGTTCTCCACGTCAGAGCATCAGACTCTACTGCAGAGTCAGCCGTGAGCTGTTCAGCCACAGGTCGACCTGCTCCCACTGTCACACTGACCGTCACTCAGCCAGACCTCCACTTCTCACACTACAGCACCCTCGGTGTCAACAACACCAACGGCACAGTGACCGTCACCACCACAGCTGTGCTGTCAGGTCTCCATAGAAACGGGGCACAGGTTGGATGTGCAGCTCGAgtgctctctgctcctcagataGAAGTGTTGGAGAGCGTTCCTGAGGCGTCTGCTGGAG GCAGGATCAGGATGCTGATCATCatttctcccctgtgtgtgatgGTGATCTGTGCTGTTCTTCTTGCTGCTCGTCttataaagaaagaagagagcag GATTGAACAACCTGCCGCCACAGAGAACAATGAACTCAGAAAACGAACACCTCCAAAGACGAAAGAACAGTAG
- the LOC114432352 gene encoding OX-2 membrane glycoprotein-like isoform X1, protein MAVCAVLHVSVLLMGISSGQTSVIQTEQTVLAALGGEAHLQCRLTQSKVVHHVTWQRIGPEGEVDMASYDEHFGKAVNKEFREKVEFIEAALQSCSIVIREVMEQDEGCYHCLFNSPEGSFTGRTCLQLYELHPPVLHVRASDSTAESAVSCSATGRPAPTVTLTVTQPDLHFSHYSTLGVNNTNGTVTVTTTAVLSGLHRNGAQVGCAARVLSAPQIEVLESVPEASAGGEQLFQTHITGSVCQADCWVCFSGLDEGSEDRGLSGRIRMLIIISPLCVMVICAVLLAARLIKKEESRIEQPAATENNELRKRTPPKTKEQ, encoded by the exons atggctgtgtgtgctgtgctgcatgtctCTGTTCTCTTAATGGGAATTTCATCAG GTCAGACCTCTGTGATACAGACAGAGCAGACTGTGCTGGCAGCTTTAGGAGGAGAGGCTCATTTACAGTGTCGCCTCACACAGTCTAAGGTCGTCCATCACGTCACCTGGCAGAGGATCGGCCCCGAAGGAGAGGTGGATATGGCCTCCTATGATGAACACTTTGGTAAAGCTGTGAATAAAGAATTCAGAGAGAAGGTGGAGTTCATAGAAGCTGCACTGCAGAGCTGCTCCATAGTTATCAGGGAGGTGATGGAGCAGGATGAAGGCTGCTATCACTGTTTGTTTAATTCACCTGAAGGCTCTTTCACTGGGAGAACATGTCTCCAGCTGTACG agctgcatccACCTGTTCTCCACGTCAGAGCATCAGACTCTACTGCAGAGTCAGCCGTGAGCTGTTCAGCCACAGGTCGACCTGCTCCCACTGTCACACTGACCGTCACTCAGCCAGACCTCCACTTCTCACACTACAGCACCCTCGGTGTCAACAACACCAACGGCACAGTGACCGTCACCACCACAGCTGTGCTGTCAGGTCTCCATAGAAACGGGGCACAGGTTGGATGTGCAGCTCGAgtgctctctgctcctcagataGAAGTGTTGGAGAGCGTTCCTGAGGCGTCTGCTGGAGGTGAGCAactctttcaaacacacatcacaggatcagtctgtcaggctgattgttgggtttgtttttcaggtttggATGAAGGATCTGAGGACAGAGGGCTGTCAG GCAGGATCAGGATGCTGATCATCatttctcccctgtgtgtgatgGTGATCTGTGCTGTTCTTCTTGCTGCTCGTCttataaagaaagaagagagcag GATTGAACAACCTGCCGCCACAGAGAACAATGAACTCAGAAAACGAACACCTCCAAAGACGAAAGAACAGTAG